Within the Deinococcus peraridilitoris DSM 19664 genome, the region CAAAGCGCGCCGCACCTGCTGGCCAGTGAGGACGAGGACATTGCTGAAGCTCTCCAGGAAGCACTGGAAGCTGAAGGCATCGAAGTAATCGCGAACGCTCGCGCCATACGCGCGGAAGGCAGCGCAGGACACGTGAAGTGAGTGCCAGCGTGAACGGCGAGGACCGCAGCTTCAGTCACACCCATTTGCTGATCGCCACAGGCCGCGTTCCCAACACCGACGGGCTGGGGCTGGATCACACGGGCGTGGACCTCGACGGGCGTGGCTTCATCAAGATCAACGACCGGCTGCAAACCACCGCTCCGGGTCTCTGGGCGTTGGGTGACGTGCGGGGCGGACCGATGTTCACGCATACCGCGCGGGATGATTCACGCATCATCTACCAGAACGTCATCAGGCATGCCGACCTCAGCATCAAGGGTCGGGTGGCTCCGTGGGGAGTGTTCACCGACCCGCAGCTCGGTTGGGTAGGTCTGTCCGAACGGGAAGCCCGTCAGGCGGGCTTCAAGCTGAAGAGGCCCGGACGACGTGAATCCCTTCCTTTTCTGTTATCGGGAAGCCCGAAACGTACCGCCAGGAGCACCCACGTGAACGGTGAGTTCGACGTCACCGGGCGCGGCAGCCGCGTGCCGCTTACCGCTCGTCAGGGTACTCGATACGACGCTCGAACTGGTTGCCGGGCGCGACGATCACCTGCCGCCGCAGCCGGTCGTGGTCATCCACCTGAAATTCGTACCATAAGTTCGAACCGGGCACGAACAACGACAGTCGCGTCAGGGCGCCGCCGCCTGGCAGTTCGCGCACGTCCACTCCGCCCCCGCCGGCGTGCGCATCGGAGGCCAGGAAATCCCGCACGTGAATCGGGTACGAGTAAGACCGCCGGTTTGGGCCGCTGGTCGCCTGCTCGTGCACGATCAGACGCTCCTGGCGCCGCAGGGTTCTCACCATCCGTTCCAGGCGCGCGTTCGCGTCCGCGGACGGCGGCCACGGCACGGCCAGGTCTGCACGACCGCCCTGGCCCTGCGGGTCGTTGGCGTGAATGGTCAGCTGCGTCGTCCCGTCCGGCCAGTCGTACGTGACTTCGAAGCACCCGCGGCCGCATGAGCGAGGGTACAGGGTGAGGCCCCGGCCGTCCGGGCGGCGTCCGTCGATGCTGACGCGCGCGTCTTCCGCGGGTATCCCGAGCGGGCTGAGCACCTGCACCTGAAGCTGACGTTCGGTCGCCGCGGCGTACACGGTCAGGAAGCCTGCCCCGCCGGCGACGCGCACGGCCGGTCCTTCCAGGGGCGGGGCGCCCAGCGTGTACGCGCTCGCGAGGGTCCTGGGTGGTGAGGCGGTCACGAGCGTGGCGCTGAGTACCACCACCCCGCCCAGCAGCAGCGCTTCACTCCAGGTCACGGTGCGCAGCAGTGTCAATCTGCCAGGTGAGGCGGGCAGGGCGCGCAGGCGCGCGATCAACGCGAGGAGCAGCACACCGAGGACCACGCCGAGCTTGACCAGCAGCGTCCGCCCGTAGGCCGTGCCGAGCAGCTCACCGGGTGTCGTGAACTGCCTGACGCCGAGCAGTACCCCCGCGAGCAGCAGAGGCGCCAGCGTCCAGCCGGCCAGCCGGGCGTACCGGGCAATCAGGCCCGGCAGGTCCGCCTGCCATGCACCGGCGCGCAGCGCGCCCATCACGCGCGCGAAGTGCGCGAGTGCGCCGAGCCACACTGCCCCCGC harbors:
- a CDS encoding NAD-binding protein: MEFAQMYRRFGSRVTILQSAPHLLASEDEDIAEALQEALEAEGIEVIANARAIRAEGSAGHVK
- a CDS encoding copper resistance CopC family protein is translated as MLLVSLSTLLPREVLPWLVRVVVLLAVLGMQVSAHAFLVDTDPRGGARKPVGPPQVLLTFSEPFAVNSQRVRLRTLSGKEVPLPPAQPTSGGRELTAPLPPLDEGVYVVEWQVLASDGHLSAGEFAFGVGNAGAVPTEALSNAQRVPWPPVVAKALLFLGLSLALGGLISERFVWHGARTRLPPAFVAAGLFLAVIGAVVQLTLLLNAEGVGGDVGWRVLSTHAGRVTLLTLACTVVAFLPRGQQRAWPVLAASVAASLGGHAGQQGGVQALLATVHFLAGAVWLGALAHFARVMGALRAGAWQADLPGLIARYARLAGWTLAPLLLAGVLLGVRQFTTPGELLGTAYGRTLLVKLGVVLGVLLLALIARLRALPASPGRLTLLRTVTWSEALLLGGVVVLSATLVTASPPRTLASAYTLGAPPLEGPAVRVAGGAGFLTVYAAATERQLQVQVLSPLGIPAEDARVSIDGRRPDGRGLTLYPRSCGRGCFEVTYDWPDGTTQLTIHANDPQGQGGRADLAVPWPPSADANARLERMVRTLRRQERLIVHEQATSGPNRRSYSYPIHVRDFLASDAHAGGGGVDVRELPGGGALTRLSLFVPGSNLWYEFQVDDHDRLRRQVIVAPGNQFERRIEYPDER